In Chloroflexota bacterium, one genomic interval encodes:
- a CDS encoding MinD/ParA family protein, with amino-acid sequence MAKIIMLHSFRGGTGKTNTSANIGALLAMSGLRVAVVDVDIQSPGIHTLFGVDDKSMGKTLNNYLWGECAIEDAALDVTDQLGGKAEGKFFLIPSSIKASDIARILRDGYTVNLLDEGFKSLQNKLELDALIIDTHPGLNDEILLSMAFADALGIILRPDQQDYQGTSISVKLARNLEVENILLIVNKSPQLFNDETVKSRVEEAYNAEVIAVVPHSDEMMALSSAKLFVLEYPDDPVTTHFKKLAVRCMS; translated from the coding sequence ATGGCAAAAATAATTATGCTCCATTCGTTCCGCGGGGGTACCGGGAAGACCAATACGTCAGCAAATATTGGGGCGTTGCTAGCGATGAGCGGCCTTCGGGTGGCTGTCGTAGATGTAGATATTCAATCGCCAGGCATTCACACCTTGTTTGGCGTTGACGATAAATCTATGGGGAAAACACTGAATAATTATTTGTGGGGCGAATGTGCAATTGAAGATGCCGCCCTGGATGTGACCGATCAATTGGGCGGAAAAGCCGAAGGCAAATTCTTCCTGATCCCATCCAGTATCAAAGCCAGCGATATCGCCCGGATTTTGCGTGATGGCTATACGGTCAACTTACTTGATGAAGGTTTTAAAAGCCTGCAAAACAAGCTTGAACTGGACGCATTGATTATTGATACGCATCCAGGGCTAAATGATGAAATTTTGCTATCAATGGCGTTTGCCGATGCCCTGGGCATTATCTTGCGCCCCGATCAACAAGATTACCAGGGAACCAGCATCTCAGTAAAACTTGCTCGCAACCTCGAAGTGGAAAATATACTTTTAATCGTGAATAAATCGCCACAATTATTCAATGATGAAACGGTGAAGTCACGCGTTGAGGAAGCCTATAATGCAGAGGTTATTGCTGTAGTTCCGCATTCCGATGAAATGATGGCGCTATCCAGCGCGAAATTATTTGTGCTGGAATACCCGGATGATCCCGTAACAACTCACTTCAAAAAATTAGCTGTACGCTGTATGTCCTAG
- a CDS encoding O-methyltransferase, producing the protein MQIQQEFFSDNGRSALPIVPQQSDDPLAGYALQLLARRIPELPLDTVLLEMEALAEREQIPIIGPLEGAIIQALLQMRHPAPRCVLDIGTSIGYSALWLARGLPAESKVVSIEIDPQRVRLARKFVEKAGYQHQIEIIEGDVMELLPTLGMFELILQDVIKHVYFGKSAQLSLQLLDYCLEHLVDGGVLLGDNAFCMGEVLLEDADELPVQVLGIKAYNDLVATHRQLDSVILPVRDGLWLSHKRG; encoded by the coding sequence ATGCAAATTCAACAAGAATTTTTCTCCGACAATGGTCGGTCGGCATTACCCATTGTCCCACAACAATCTGATGATCCACTAGCCGGATATGCCCTACAATTATTGGCGCGTCGAATCCCAGAATTGCCTCTGGATACTGTTTTACTTGAAATGGAAGCGCTCGCTGAACGCGAGCAAATCCCCATTATCGGCCCGCTGGAAGGCGCCATCATTCAGGCGCTGCTTCAAATGCGTCACCCAGCACCGCGCTGCGTGTTGGATATAGGTACATCCATCGGGTATTCAGCATTATGGTTGGCACGTGGCCTCCCCGCTGAGAGCAAAGTCGTCAGCATCGAGATTGATCCGCAGCGTGTTCGTCTGGCACGTAAGTTCGTTGAGAAAGCCGGATACCAGCACCAGATTGAGATCATCGAAGGCGACGTGATGGAGTTATTGCCCACCTTGGGGATGTTTGAACTAATTTTACAGGATGTCATTAAGCACGTATACTTTGGGAAAAGCGCACAATTATCGTTGCAATTGCTGGATTATTGCCTCGAACATCTGGTGGATGGCGGTGTGCTACTAGGCGATAATGCTTTTTGTATGGGTGAAGTACTTCTGGAAGATGCGGATGAACTTCCGGTGCAGGTGCTTGGCATCAAAGCCTATAATGATCTGGTTGCAACTCACCGTCAACTCGATAGCGTTATTCTCCCGGTACGAGACGGTCTGTGGCTATCGCATAAACGCGGTTAG
- a CDS encoding GAF domain-containing protein — translation MKILKSIGMNWSLPTKIAVAFLLAALLPSLAVSVYQFDTGSTLLHDLALDEIHLLASGVAGRLDQLFDDTEIVASQISTDPTVLGILLEPDNEAARTAIEERFWDILRSNPDYEYVYLLQENGDVIVSIQQPGLPTVQGGNFSNRKYFSEAIAGRSHIDALVGRNSMQLGFYFSHPVVDAQEGIVGVVALKLKGSAITSIINDFDESSGAVSVFLVDHDGIVVSAPSYASEWHLKGLVKLSADEAAEVEKRFVMDEPLTYLDIPELTKLTKYNNGITEYLDEVMDAIYIVGYKTTENLTWVVGVSMSDEYFRAPMVDLAWQSLAAVGVMIVIIVLLALMLGRGIAQPVLKLAHVAQDVEDHKPYSPEDIADVMSLGDEVGHLARVFNDMILALRARMAELQTIYEIGNKISSSVELEDTLRDVIDSLGNVISFEAAEICLYDTRDKHLLLYVTRDDVFSDDETVEKSIYSPKEDYFPRLFTDRHGLLVPNMDAFEKYRMTTARSWDAFAPKSYLGVSLRHQSRVVGTIELVSSVVNAFNEDNCRILESISIQAAVALSNAQEVRERERRLVNMEIVVDDGRVDNELEVVTKRPFFQELKQKVSKRKSS, via the coding sequence ATGAAAATACTAAAATCAATAGGAATGAATTGGTCCTTGCCTACCAAGATCGCGGTCGCATTTTTATTGGCCGCGCTATTGCCCTCGCTTGCGGTTTCGGTGTATCAATTTGATACTGGGTCTACTTTGCTGCACGATTTGGCCCTAGATGAAATCCATTTACTGGCATCTGGTGTGGCCGGGCGCCTAGACCAACTTTTTGATGATACAGAAATTGTGGCATCGCAGATCAGTACAGACCCCACCGTACTCGGCATTCTGCTAGAGCCCGACAATGAAGCCGCGCGTACAGCCATCGAAGAACGCTTTTGGGATATTCTGCGCTCAAATCCAGACTATGAATATGTATACCTGCTGCAAGAAAATGGCGATGTAATTGTTTCAATCCAGCAGCCTGGGCTTCCTACAGTTCAAGGCGGCAATTTCAGTAATCGAAAATATTTTAGCGAGGCCATTGCAGGTCGCAGTCATATTGATGCGCTAGTTGGGCGAAATAGTATGCAATTGGGATTTTATTTTTCACACCCGGTCGTAGATGCCCAGGAAGGCATTGTGGGTGTAGTTGCACTTAAACTGAAAGGCAGTGCGATTACCAGTATCATCAACGATTTCGATGAGAGCAGCGGAGCGGTTTCTGTATTTTTGGTTGATCACGACGGTATTGTGGTCAGCGCTCCCAGTTACGCATCGGAGTGGCACCTCAAAGGGCTGGTTAAATTATCCGCCGATGAAGCCGCGGAAGTTGAAAAGCGCTTTGTCATGGATGAGCCACTTACATATTTAGACATCCCTGAACTAACCAAACTCACCAAGTATAACAATGGCATCACCGAATATCTCGATGAAGTGATGGATGCTATCTATATTGTTGGCTATAAAACCACCGAGAATCTGACCTGGGTTGTGGGGGTCTCCATGTCCGATGAGTATTTCCGCGCCCCGATGGTAGACCTGGCATGGCAGAGCCTCGCTGCGGTGGGAGTAATGATCGTTATCATTGTTTTGCTGGCCCTGATGCTGGGACGCGGTATTGCCCAACCGGTGCTAAAACTGGCTCATGTTGCCCAAGACGTTGAAGATCACAAACCCTATTCTCCAGAAGATATTGCCGATGTGATGTCTCTGGGCGATGAAGTCGGACATCTGGCGCGCGTGTTTAACGATATGATTTTGGCATTGCGGGCACGTATGGCTGAACTGCAAACCATCTACGAGATTGGCAATAAAATTAGCTCCAGCGTTGAACTCGAAGATACGCTCCGTGATGTAATTGATTCCCTCGGCAATGTGATCAGTTTTGAAGCCGCGGAAATTTGTCTTTACGATACCCGAGACAAACATTTGTTGCTCTATGTCACCCGCGATGATGTCTTCAGCGACGATGAAACGGTTGAAAAATCGATTTACAGCCCCAAAGAAGATTACTTCCCACGCCTCTTTACCGACCGGCACGGGTTGCTGGTTCCAAATATGGACGCGTTCGAAAAATATCGGATGACAACGGCGCGTTCCTGGGATGCTTTTGCTCCAAAATCCTATTTGGGTGTTTCCTTGCGCCACCAGAGCCGTGTCGTTGGTACAATTGAATTGGTTAGCAGTGTTGTAAATGCTTTTAATGAAGATAATTGCCGTATCTTAGAGAGCATCTCCATTCAGGCTGCTGTCGCTCTCAGCAACGCCCAAGAAGTGCGCGAGCGCGAACGTCGTCTGGTAAATATGGAAATTGTCGTCGATGATGGGCGTGTTGATAACGAATTAGAAGTTGTTACGAAACGCCCCTTCTTCCAGGAGTTAAAGCAAAAGGTTTCCAAGCGCAAATCTTCATAA
- a CDS encoding cyclic nucleotide-binding domain-containing protein: MLSIPEKISFLRKVSAFEELTREQLIALAEICNERSFSQGDNIFRQGDIGGVLHIVISGKVTIERELQQQSNKVSIMQVEPYDYLGEMSLFYDAPRSVAAAAMEDTITLEMENDGFMKIIRDDPDLLIEFCRVLSVRLCEAYDKIAEANMDKKPRELRKLYDKLDF, encoded by the coding sequence ATGCTCTCGATACCAGAAAAGATCAGTTTCCTGCGCAAAGTATCGGCATTTGAAGAATTGACCCGTGAACAGCTCATCGCGTTAGCAGAGATTTGCAACGAACGATCTTTTAGCCAGGGAGATAATATTTTCCGCCAGGGCGATATTGGCGGAGTTTTGCATATAGTTATTTCTGGAAAAGTGACTATTGAACGCGAACTTCAGCAGCAAAGTAATAAAGTTTCCATTATGCAGGTAGAACCCTACGACTATTTAGGTGAGATGTCGTTGTTTTATGACGCGCCACGCTCGGTAGCTGCGGCAGCCATGGAAGATACGATCACATTGGAAATGGAAAACGATGGCTTTATGAAAATTATCCGCGATGATCCTGATTTGTTGATTGAATTCTGCCGCGTACTCAGCGTTCGGCTGTGCGAAGCTTACGATAAAATAGCAGAAGCAAATATGGATAAAAAACCACGTGAATTACGTAAACTCTATGACAAACTCGATTTCTAA
- a CDS encoding DUF4231 domain-containing protein: protein MNDATPHNQLLETAWRRFATLDKNAISVQKQYIRLRRIMAVLGVLAVLFAILVDNYSQPNTVVAYILQGFLILMPISVSIFAAFTNKFQQGQKYISYRAAAESILKEIYLYRTANKNEPNRNRILSDRLATIQRDLFRGAGGELVLTEFQGDVPPYYDPKKNVGDPGFDNLAGDAYLTYRLEDQLAWHIKQNLKLQRDRKRIQWAILIFGGVGAFLAAWGGSMALWVAFTAAIASALVGWEELRGLDMRVGNYSQVILELNIIRDWWFTLGDEQRADKNISRLAEKTEKALFDKNLEWAGAMRKALAEAEGDEADLVEHFVEEGREVTARIQAKLYDEVEEIFDENIGEVAERVESVIEDSSDVLGSLFAGLTAINEDELDLPPEEAAADIIDDALEGVFDDPFAAYEDEAVKEDETFFDLPPEAESAPEPAYSPPPEPKTVESAVDAAIAASSLFSDESEEIPVEEATQVTLFDDEAEIVAESESEELDDDPEAEGDMHETWDDDDTDQDGDMHEVWDDEDDAFEYDGDVSESWDD from the coding sequence ATGAATGATGCGACGCCTCATAACCAATTGCTCGAAACTGCCTGGCGGCGTTTTGCTACTTTAGATAAAAACGCCATCAGTGTGCAAAAACAATATATCCGTCTGCGCAGAATTATGGCCGTCTTGGGAGTATTGGCTGTGCTCTTTGCCATTTTGGTAGATAACTATAGTCAGCCAAATACTGTGGTCGCATACATTTTGCAGGGGTTTCTTATTCTTATGCCAATTTCAGTTTCGATATTTGCCGCGTTTACCAACAAATTTCAGCAAGGACAGAAATACATCTCTTACCGGGCCGCGGCTGAATCTATTCTCAAAGAGATTTACCTCTACCGTACAGCGAACAAAAATGAGCCGAATCGTAATCGAATCCTCAGCGACCGCCTGGCAACCATTCAGCGAGATTTGTTTCGCGGCGCCGGTGGCGAGTTGGTGCTGACCGAATTTCAGGGTGATGTGCCCCCCTACTACGATCCCAAGAAAAATGTTGGCGACCCGGGTTTTGACAATCTTGCCGGTGATGCGTATCTAACGTATCGCCTGGAAGACCAACTGGCCTGGCACATCAAACAAAACCTGAAACTGCAACGCGACCGCAAGCGCATCCAGTGGGCCATTCTGATCTTTGGCGGGGTAGGGGCCTTCTTGGCAGCCTGGGGCGGTTCAATGGCGTTATGGGTAGCCTTTACCGCGGCAATTGCCTCGGCGCTGGTTGGTTGGGAAGAATTGCGCGGCCTGGATATGCGCGTGGGCAATTACAGTCAGGTTATTTTGGAGTTGAACATCATCCGCGACTGGTGGTTTACGTTGGGAGATGAACAGCGCGCCGACAAAAATATCAGCAGGCTGGCTGAGAAAACCGAAAAAGCGCTATTCGACAAAAACCTCGAATGGGCAGGCGCCATGCGCAAAGCCCTGGCAGAGGCTGAAGGCGATGAAGCTGATTTGGTGGAACATTTTGTTGAAGAGGGCCGTGAAGTTACCGCTCGCATTCAAGCAAAACTCTATGATGAAGTGGAAGAAATCTTTGATGAAAATATTGGCGAGGTTGCCGAGCGGGTTGAATCTGTAATTGAAGATTCGAGCGACGTTCTGGGTAGCCTGTTTGCGGGACTTACTGCCATCAATGAAGATGAACTCGATTTACCGCCCGAAGAAGCTGCGGCAGACATCATTGATGATGCGCTGGAAGGCGTTTTTGATGATCCTTTTGCGGCTTATGAAGATGAGGCTGTCAAAGAAGATGAAACCTTCTTTGATCTCCCCCCGGAGGCAGAATCGGCTCCGGAACCAGCATACAGCCCTCCCCCCGAACCGAAAACCGTTGAAAGCGCCGTTGATGCCGCAATTGCTGCCTCGTCGTTGTTTTCAGATGAATCCGAAGAAATTCCCGTGGAAGAAGCTACACAAGTCACACTATTTGATGATGAAGCTGAAATTGTGGCTGAATCTGAAAGCGAAGAACTGGATGATGACCCCGAAGCTGAAGGCGATATGCACGAAACCTGGGATGATGACGACACGGATCAGGATGGTGATATGCACGAAGTTTGGGATGACGAAGATGATGCCTTCGAATACGATGGCGATGTAAGCGAATCCTGGGATGATTAG
- a CDS encoding DUF4071 domain-containing protein translates to MVDTKLEEAAVESAVESVKASVRVAVEEAVRDAIAEAKGTVTDAIQEVVEDTNLVAIPPASQPGKEESREARPHAFVVMPFGKKKGFDGTEIDFNAIYQDLIRPALEEAGFEPFRADEETTTGDILTDMFQELLLADLAICDLSIDNANVYYELGIRHAFRKRGVVHIQSGRAYMPFDIFNVRTIPYHTTDEGLPDPEFLEKDIQAISRVCRDTWASDQEAIHSPVFNLLTGLEEPDRKTLRTPLATGFWREYNEWKERVTVAQRQKRIGDIMLLTEEISNPLIKEEAINQAGQALRSMGRHELALQQYRQGIELNSKNTEFRRQEAFHLNRLGRVDEAIVKLENLLEEEHSDTEAISYLGRIYKDMWTESWEQIGDEKVRLQEAFDASHWLVKSIQTYLKGFYFNLNEYYPGINALTLSIILDHLAEMYDEGDDPDVQAVRDLLSNLKGTLELALEHLSQDDSSDYWTLVSLAELLVMTSDNPKTVKRAYKKALTAARKNIFFLESSISQLEILSSLALRPEYVKVGVEVLKDEIRRIRKEQPEEEKDEIEDPKAKDERVILFAGHKMDRDGQTERRFVTEMEKEARKRIDAALDKFDIGNDDLGVTAGAACGGEIIFIEACLERGMKVEVHLPYSEPQYIKQNISFAGDAWVERFYNLRNHPDVNISFQLDHVGKVKTGDDLYKRNNRWALYSSLLLGIDRARLVALWDGKGTDVDRDGELVNHMVEEMRHMGGFVEHINTTKFDYWQAGGKVGAALDKLAGLDM, encoded by the coding sequence ATGGTTGATACGAAACTGGAAGAAGCTGCTGTTGAAAGCGCTGTCGAATCTGTAAAAGCCTCGGTGAGGGTAGCGGTAGAAGAAGCCGTTAGAGATGCGATTGCAGAGGCCAAAGGGACAGTTACAGACGCAATTCAGGAAGTGGTAGAAGACACGAATCTTGTTGCCATACCTCCAGCATCTCAACCCGGCAAAGAAGAATCGCGCGAAGCTCGCCCCCACGCCTTTGTAGTGATGCCTTTTGGCAAAAAGAAAGGTTTCGATGGTACCGAGATTGATTTCAATGCCATTTATCAAGACTTGATCAGACCTGCCCTGGAAGAAGCCGGTTTTGAACCTTTCCGTGCGGATGAAGAAACGACTACGGGCGATATTCTCACGGATATGTTTCAGGAATTACTCCTGGCTGATTTGGCAATCTGCGATTTGAGCATTGATAATGCCAATGTATATTACGAACTGGGCATTCGCCATGCGTTCCGCAAACGCGGCGTGGTGCATATTCAATCGGGGCGCGCCTATATGCCCTTTGATATTTTCAATGTGCGCACGATTCCGTATCACACAACTGATGAAGGCCTGCCTGACCCTGAATTTCTAGAGAAAGATATTCAGGCCATTTCGCGCGTTTGCCGTGATACTTGGGCTTCCGATCAGGAGGCCATTCACAGCCCGGTGTTCAATCTGCTAACCGGGCTGGAAGAACCCGATCGCAAAACCCTGCGCACACCGCTGGCAACTGGTTTCTGGCGCGAATATAATGAGTGGAAAGAACGCGTCACCGTGGCGCAGCGTCAGAAGCGCATCGGCGACATTATGCTGCTGACGGAAGAAATCAGCAATCCGCTGATTAAAGAAGAAGCCATTAATCAGGCCGGTCAGGCACTGCGCAGTATGGGACGGCACGAACTGGCTTTGCAGCAATATCGCCAGGGGATTGAACTGAACTCAAAAAACACCGAATTTCGCCGCCAGGAGGCTTTCCACCTGAACCGCTTGGGGCGCGTAGACGAAGCCATCGTCAAGCTGGAAAATTTGCTCGAAGAGGAACACAGCGACACAGAGGCGATCTCCTATTTGGGGCGCATCTACAAAGATATGTGGACCGAATCCTGGGAGCAGATCGGCGACGAAAAAGTGCGCCTGCAAGAAGCGTTTGATGCATCGCATTGGCTGGTCAAATCCATTCAGACCTACCTCAAAGGTTTTTACTTCAATCTCAACGAGTATTATCCCGGCATCAATGCCCTGACGCTCTCCATCATCCTCGACCACCTGGCTGAAATGTATGACGAGGGCGATGATCCCGATGTTCAGGCTGTGCGCGATTTGCTTTCCAACCTCAAAGGGACGCTGGAACTGGCGCTCGAACATCTCTCGCAAGATGACAGCAGCGATTACTGGACTTTGGTTTCCCTGGCCGAGTTATTGGTGATGACCTCGGATAACCCCAAAACTGTAAAACGCGCTTACAAAAAGGCGCTCACTGCGGCTCGCAAGAATATCTTCTTCCTGGAATCATCCATCAGCCAGCTCGAAATTTTGAGTTCGTTGGCCCTGCGTCCGGAATATGTAAAGGTGGGGGTTGAAGTTCTCAAAGATGAAATTCGCCGCATCCGTAAGGAACAACCCGAAGAAGAGAAGGATGAAATTGAAGACCCCAAAGCGAAAGACGAGCGCGTGATCCTGTTTGCCGGGCATAAGATGGACCGCGATGGACAAACCGAGCGCCGCTTCGTGACAGAGATGGAAAAAGAAGCCCGCAAGCGCATTGACGCCGCACTCGACAAATTCGATATTGGCAATGACGATTTGGGCGTAACCGCAGGGGCAGCCTGCGGCGGTGAGATCATTTTTATTGAGGCCTGCCTGGAGCGGGGGATGAAAGTTGAAGTCCACCTGCCTTATAGCGAGCCGCAATATATCAAACAGAATATTAGTTTCGCTGGCGATGCGTGGGTAGAGCGCTTCTACAATCTGCGCAATCACCCCGATGTCAATATCAGCTTCCAGCTTGACCATGTGGGTAAGGTAAAAACTGGAGATGATCTTTATAAGCGTAACAACCGCTGGGCGCTGTACTCCTCGTTGTTGTTGGGCATCGATCGAGCACGCTTGGTGGCTTTGTGGGATGGCAAGGGCACAGATGTAGATCGGGATGGCGAGTTGGTCAACCACATGGTTGAAGAAATGCGCCACATGGGCGGTTTTGTGGAGCATATCAACACCACCAAATTTGACTACTGGCAGGCCGGTGGCAAAGTTGGCGCTGCCCTCGATAAGCTGGCAGGGCTGGATATGTAA